A single region of the Drosophila miranda strain MSH22 chromosome 2, D.miranda_PacBio2.1, whole genome shotgun sequence genome encodes:
- the LOC108157559 gene encoding Down syndrome cell adhesion molecule-like protein Dscam2 isoform X1 translates to MSLLELLLLAKSKALTATALGLLLLLVFLPLPPVLATSGLRVPTFLLEPAPRLLFGNDTGAQVSCTAHGHPPPVVSWVLRDGTLATQVPGLRKISGNGTLHFPPFLAQYYRTDVHEATYRCKASNEAGTILSRNVQVQAVVRRQFHVHVENTEVYLGNSALIKCAIPEYVRPYVRVASWHRGEEILLPDLSDVAGRYVVLAASGDLYVRSVRSEDGLMKFSCLVTNTLNGERQRSDAVMLQVKELSKNLAPRTTQKPVMEIHVERGNDVHLPCNIQGNPFPIFTWYRVSDSAALYPIPSSQRVILSRTLLLIKNADERDAGKWICQASNQFGEQRIEIRLSVNSYVSVHILPQVQIVNSGGTANFNCTTTGSAIDAIDWLHNGKPLQANNALTTGRDNIRFLSKSSLLVQNVGRRDRGVYQCLVENQRASAQAMAELKLGDTVPELIYTFIEQNVRPGPLISLKCSASGSPPPQFSWMLDSQPIIDVSLHHRFAIGQFVDMSGDVISHLNISHVRPDDGGLYRCVATNSMGSVQHSARLNVYGPPYVRAIGPIKAVAGEDIIVHCPFAGYPIEQIRWEKAHQELTTSTHFELATVAEGGQLVIKNVEPGRDQGIYTCIVRSRAGEEARRDMQLNVNSPPVIEPFKFPKNLQEGGRAQITCAVSSGDMPIYFSWKKDDSSIPSSLQITEKKEEFYSLLVFKDISAKHSGKYTCYAGNAAAKVNYTAELQVRVAPRWSYEPMDTAIMLGNTISINCEAEGYPIPAITWFKGQGKASKDFKPLSMRNHSLLLNLATDNDEGYYMCRATNEIGAGLKKIIRINVNEPARFEQPARNISSRRNDPVTLDCHAKGDEPITIGWTHNNGRIDLNNFRFSIAEMKTDKGVDSQLTIGQSDRHDSGVYRCVAENPYGRAEQIIFLAVQERPDTPSNLEVFEVGSRTVKLSWRRPFDGNSPVLSYLVQYQALKYLQSHAALGAAGGDWNGLNVINVSLPSTSISRSYDSDLRESAIVAGLTPATTFLIRMQAINEIERSAYTEAIVLKTQEEAPTEAPSNVQVQTGGESELIVTWQIPPRESWNGELIGYTVNCTEEKQNINYISVVNSSLKSVIVSGWATTKATLRNLRKYTRYSVTVRALNSFGSGPWSAAIFGTTAEGVPEAAPQNVNCTALSSQSLKISWQEPPLQFHGGIIQGYKILYRPIVHQIDFPAKLEIKRTSNLETYLHTLHKASNYSLRVLAYTATGDGLASLPLYCQTDDDVPDAPAAIKAAALTADSILISWLTPKNRNGIISHYTVYAREAGRKGQAKTHMVRVDENGYPVTFEARSLAENQMYEFWVSASTSVGEGEPTSVVAQATNTRAPARIASFGQVVRKAVGTGLVLECLAVGNPTPRARWLTRDRPVTFSPFYEVTNEGNLKIHRVEGSLSGNYTCTANNLFGSDEIQYQVIAMKPPGAPQIIVQYASADSIRVSWDAPDDGGAPLQGYSISHHTAGESWFSTELLPENNAYTITGLKCGNQYIIKMSAHNMVGSGVSSEEINVWTKGKASQAPNGNELIATNATCVNLKLSSWNNGGCGIHHFSIEHRPLGDIRWTVVTSDISNAEENRENLIFCDFLPAKWYQLRISATNDAGKTTEHYHFSTTSIDGITIPPPSVFPSENDLMNNLINATNPTSGDWFSTLIVIVIITVSIITIALTIKHRRTLCGPMAEGYESRALPGDYKEDHENRRNQQVYSASPVKTVDKGNESEMYEISPYATFSVNGGRTGAPAKTPTRAVAAQTPLDYTMQFKTFGHPEGENLNATAYPLLPTSGFGHVKSKSSWHKQRYYNTDGKDDESTLSKSMTIVAGSQAGHSKKSSAGRSAKNAGSSVGVVAESESDTSISPSTEFSNMPTYRVPCKSSRSSDGRAVVDMFRPDSSTESNNDQGSPAPERRHNTPRHVLGLGVGVGVGGEKRSAGQRSRKHAAQPSNQTLERRKCPGSSNSLDSEVDAETAASLAASIAAMAGAGVDLTGGFRPPAGFHDGREFPSQDQSECEREQRALDLEVQRVMESTGDAQLAKMDREELTSLLARYHEKKEQERQEYTIHV, encoded by the exons ATGAGTTTATTAGAGCTTCTTCTTCTAGCCAAGTCAAAAG CGCTCACTGCCACAGCATtagggctgctgctgctgctcgtgtTCCTGCCACTGCCGCCAGTCCTGGCCACAAGCGGCTTACGTGTGCCTACATTCCTGCTGGAGCCCGCACCCCGGCTGCTCTTTGGCAACGACACGGGGGCACAGGTTAGCTGCACGGCGCACGGCCACCCACCGCCCGTCGTGTCCTGGGTGCTGCGCGACGGAACGCTGGCGACCCAGGTGCCGGGACTGAG GAAAATATCTGGCAACGGCACGCTGCACTTCCCACCGTTTTTGGCGCAATATTATCGCACGGATGTGCACGAGGCCACCTACCGCTGCAAGGCCAGCAACGAGGCAGGCACCATTCTCAGTCGCAACGTTCAGGTGCAGGCAG TGGTGCGTCGTCAATTTCATGTGCACGTGGAAAACACTGAAGTCTATTTGGGAAATTCGGCGTTGATTAAGTGCGCCATACCGGAATATGTACGGCCCTATGTACGCGTGGCCAGCTGGCATCGCGGGGAGGAGATACTGCTGCCGGATCTGTCGGATGTCG CGGGTCGCTACGTGGTCCTGGCCGCCTCCGGAGACCTGTACGTTCGCTCTGTGCGCTCCGAGGATGGCCTGATGAAGTTCAGCTGCCTGGTGACCAACACTCTGAATGGGGAGCGGCAGCGCAGCGATGCAGTGATGCTGCAGGTTAAGG AACTAAGCAAGAACCTGGCACCACGCACCACCCAGAAGCCCGTGATGGAGATTCACGTGGAGCGTGGAAACGATGTTCATCTGCCGTGCAACATACAGGGCAATCCATTTCCCATATTCAC CTGGTATCGCGTTTCCGACTCTGCAGCCCTCTATCCCATACCCTCGTCACAGCGAGTGATACTTTCCCGAACGTTGCTGCTCATCAAAAATGCTGACGAACGCGATGCGGGCAAGTGG ATATGCCAGGCCTCGAATCAGTTCGGGGAGCAGCGCATCGAAATTCGACTCAGTGTCAATTCGTATGTATCTGTGCATATATTGCCGCAAGTTCAAATTGTCAATTCGGGCGGAACGGCAAATTTCAATTGCACCACAACGGGCTCGGCGATCGATGCCATCGACTGGCTGCACAATGGCAAGCCGCTGCAGGCGAATAATGCACTCACCACCGGCAGGGATAA CATACGGTTCCTATCGAAGAGTTCGCTGCTGGTACAGAACGTGGGACGACGGGACCGCGGTGTCTATCAGTGCCTCGTCGAGAACCAGCGCGCCAGTGCCCAGGCCATGGCCGAACTGAAGCTGGGCG ACACTGTGCCGGAATTGATTTACACCTTCATTGAGCAGAATGTGCGTCCCGGGCCATTAATATCGCTTAAGTGCTCCGCCAGCGGCTCACCTCCGCCCCAA TTCTCCTGGATGCTGGACTCGCAGCCCATTATAGACGTCTCCCTGCATCATCGGTTTGCCATCGGGCAATTTGTCGATATGTCTGGTGACGTGATAAGCCATTTGAATATCTCGCATGTGCGTCCCGACGACGGCGGCTTGTACAGGTGCGTCGCCACCAACTCGATGGGCAGTGTTCAGCACTCGGCCAGGCTAAATGTTTACG GACCGCCGTATGTGCGAGCCATCGGACCGATCAAAGCCGTTGCCGGGGAGGACATAATTGTGCACTGTCCGTTTGCCGGTTATCCCATCGAACAAATTAGATGGGAGAAAGCGCATCAGGAATTGACAACGA GCACCCACTTCGAGCTGGCCACAGTTGCCGAAGGGGGGCAGCTAGTCATCAAGAACGTGGAGCCTGGCCGGGACCAGGGCATCTATACGTGCATTGTGCGGAGTCGGGCCGGCGAGGAAGCGCGCCGTGACATGCAACTGAACGTGAACA GTCCGCCCGTCATCGAGCCCTTTAAGTTCCCCAAGAACCTGCAGGAGGGCGGCCGCGCTCAAATCACCTGTGCAGTCTCCTCGGGCGACATGCCCATCTACTTTAGCTGGAAGAAGGACGACAGCTCCATTCCGAGCAGCCTGCAG ATTACCGAGAAAAAGGAGGAGTTCTACTCCCTGCTGGTGTTCAAGGACATCAGTGCAAAGCACAGCGGCAAGTACACCTGCTACGCTGGCAACGCGGCTGCCAAGGTGAACTACACGGCAGAGCTGCAAGTGCGGG TGGCACCTCGCTGGAGCTACGAGCCTATGGACACGGCCATTATGCTGGGCAATACAATATCGATAAATTGTGAGGCGGAAGGATATCCGATTCCAGCCATTACCTGGTTCAAGGGCCAGG GCAAAGCCTCGAAGGACTTCAAGCCCCTGAGCATGCGTAATCACTCGCTGCTGCTGAATCTGGCCACCGACAACGATGAGGGCTATTACATGTGCCGGGCCACCAACGAAATCGGAGCCGGCCTCAAGAAGATAATTCGCATCAATGTGAATG AACCCGCCCGCTTCGAGCAGCCCGCCCGCAATATTAGCTCCCGTCGGAATGATCCCGTGACCCTGGACTGCCATGCCAAGGGCGATGAACCCATCACCATTGGCTGGACCCACAACAATGGACGCATCGATCTGAACAACTTTCGGTTCAGCATCGCCGAGATGAAGACGGACAAAGGAGTGGACTCACAGCTGACCATCGGCCAGTCTGATCGCCATGACTCGGGCGTCTATCGCTGCGTCGCAGAAAATCCCTACGGTCGCGCCGAGCAAATCATTTTCCTGGCTGTGCAGGAGAGACCCGACACACCCTCCAACTTGGAGGTCTTTGAGGTGGGCTCCCGCACAGTGAAGCTGAGCTGGCGTCGCCCCTTCGATGGAAACTCCCCTGTGCTCAGCTATCTGGTGCAGTATCAGGCCCTCAAGTATCTGCAGTCGCATGCGGCTCTTGGTGCGGCTGGGGGCGACTGGAACGGGCTGAACGTCATCAACGTCAGTCTGCCGTCGACGAGCATTAGTCGCAG CTATGACAGTGACCTGCGCGAGAGCGCCATTGTGGCGGGCTTGACGCCGGCGACGACGTTCCTCATTCGCATGCAGGCCATCAATGAAATTGAACGCAGCGCCTATACCGAAGCAATCGTCCTCAAGACCCAGGAAGAGGCCCCCACTGAGGCACCATCCAATGTGCAGGTGCAGACGGGCGGTGAAAGCGAGCTAATAGTTACTTGGCAG ATTCCACCCCGAGAGTCCTGGAATGGAGAACTCATTGGCTACACCGTGAACTGTACAGAGGAGAAGCAGAACATCAATTACATTAGCGTCGTGAATAGCTCCCTGAAGTCGGTAATTGTGAGCGGATGGGCCACCACTAAGGCCACGCTGCGGAATCTGCGCAAGTATACCCGCTATTCTGTCACCGTCCGGGCCCTGAACAGCTTTGGCTCTGGACCCTGGAGTGCGGCCATCTTCGGCACCACGGCCGAGGGAG TGCCAGAGGCAGCGCCACAAAATGTCAACTGCACGGCCCTGTCTTCGCAGAGTCTGAAGATTTCATGGCAGGAGCCACCGCTTCAATTCCATGGCGGCATCATACAGGGCTATAAAATTTTATATCGCCCCATTGTGCACCAAA TTGACTTTCCTGCCAAGCTGGAGATCAAACGCACCTCGAACCTGGAAACCTATCTGCATACGCTGCACAAGGCCAGCAATTATTCGCTGAGGGTTTTGGCTTACACGGCCACTGGCGATGGCCTTGCCAGCCTGCCCTTGTACTGCCAGACGGACGACGATGTGCCCGATGCGCCGGCAGCCATTAAGGCGGCGGCGCTAACGGCAGATTCAATTTTAATTTCATGGCTAACGCCGAAGAATCGCAATGGCATCATCTCGCACTACACGGTGTATGCACGGGAGGCGGGCCGCAAGGGCCAGGCCAAGA CCCACATGGTGCGTGTGGACGAGAATGGGTATCCGGTGACATTCGAGGCACGCAGCCTGGCCGAGAATCAGATGTACGAATTCTGGGTATCCGCGTCCACGTCCGTGGGCGAGGGCGAGCCCACATCTGTGGTTGCCCAGGCCACCAATACGCGAG CGCCAGCACGCATCGCCTCATTTGGTCAGGTGGTGCGCAAGGCTGTGGGCACCGGTCTAGTGCTGGAGTGCCTGGCTGTGGGAAATCCCACACCGAGGGCTCGCTGGCTGACCCGCGACCGGCCCGTCACCTTCAGTCCCTTCTATGAGGTGACCAATGAGGGCAACCTGAAGATACACC gcGTCGAAGGCAGCCTGTCCGGAAATTATACATGTACGGCGAACAATCTCTTTGGCagtgacgaaatccaatatcAGGTCATTGCGATGAAGCCGCCCGGCGCACCACAAATCATCGTGCAGTACGCTTCCGCCGACAGCATACGTGTCAGCTGGGATGCGCCAGACGACGGCGGTGCCCCGTTGCAGGGATACAGCATCTCCCACCACACGGCCGGCGAGAGTTGGTTCAGCACCGAGCTACTGCCGGAGAACAACGCCTACACGATTACGGGCCTGAAGTGCGGAAATCAGTACATTATAAAAATGTCTGCGCATAATATGGTCGGCTCTGGTGTGTCCAGTGAGGAAATTAATGTCTGGACGAAAGGCAAAG CCTCACAGGCGCCAAATGGCAACGAACTAATTGCCACCAATGCGACGTGCGTGAATCTGAAGCTGTCATCGTGGAACAACGGCGGCTGTGGCATTCATCATTTTTCCATAGAACACCGACCGCTGG GCGACATACGCTGGACAGTTGTCACATCGGATATTTCGAATGCCGAGGAAAATCGTGAAAATTTAATCTTCTGCGACTTTCTGCCGGCCAAGTGGTATCAGCTGCGCATCTCCGCCACCAACGATGCGGGCAAAACGACGGAGCATTATCATTTCAGCACAACAAGCATTGACGGCATCACCATTCCGCCACCCTCGGTTTTCCCTTCGGAAAACGATTTGATGAACAATCTGATAAATGCAACAAATCCCACCAGCGGTGATTGGTTTTCGACGCTAAttgtcatcgtcatcatcacaGTCTCCATCATAACGAT AGCTTTGACTATCAAGCACCGCCGCACTCTGTGCGGACCCATGGCCGAGGGCTACGAGAGTCGTGCCCTTCCTGGGGACTACAAGGAGGACCACGAGAACCGACGCAACCAGCAGGTGTACAGCGCCTCGCCGGTTAAGACGGTGGACAAGGGCAACGAGTCGG AAATGTACGAGATTTCACCGTATGCCACGTTCAGCGTGAATGGAGGTCGCACTGGGGCTCCGGCCAAGACTCCCACACGTGCCGTGGCGGCACAGACTCCACTCGACTACACCATGCAATTCAAGACGTTCGGCCACCCGGAGGGTGAGAATCTGAATGCCACCGCATATCCGCTGCTGCCCACCTCTGGCTTCGGGCACGTGAAGAGCAAGTCCAGCTGGCACAAGCAGCGCTACTACAACACAGATGGTAAAGATG ATGAGTCCACGCTGAGCAAGTCCATGACAATTGTGGCCGGCTCGCAGGCCGGTCACTCGAAGAAGTCGAGCGCGGGGCGCAGCGCCAAGAACGCCGGCAGCTCGGTCGGAGTGGTGGCCGAGTCCGAGTCGGACACGAGTATCAGCCCCAGCACCGAGTTTTCTAACATGCCCACCTATCGAGTTCCTTGCAAGTCCTCTCGCAGCAGTGACGGCCGCGCCGTCGTAG ATATGTTCCGGCCCGACTCCAGCACCGAGTCCAACAACGACCAGGGCTCGCCGGCGCCCGAGCGGCGCCACAACACGCCCCGACACGTCCTTGGCCTGGGCGTGGGTGTGGGCGTGGGCGGCGAGAAGAGGAGCGCCGGCCAACGCAGCCGCAAGCACGCGGCACAGCCCAGCAACCAAACGTTGGAGCGACGAAAGTGCCCTGGTAGTAGCAACAG TTTAGACAGTGAGGTCGATGCGGAGACGGCTGCCTCGCTGGCCGCCTCTATAGCAGCCATGGCTGGGGCCGGAGTGGATCTGACGGGCGGTTTCCGTCCACCCGCTGGCTTCCACGACGGTCGTGAGTTCCCGAGCCAGGACCAGAGCGAGTGCGAGCGCGAGCAACGCGCTTTGGACCTGGAGGTGCAGCGCGTAATGGAGAGCACCGGGGACGCACAACTGGCCAAGATGGACCGCGAGGAGTTGACCTCACTGCTGGCAAG GTATCACGAGAAGAAGGAACAGGAGCGCCAAGAATACACGATACACGTATAA